In Desulfosediminicola ganghwensis, a single window of DNA contains:
- a CDS encoding NAD(P)H-hydrate dehydratase, giving the protein MKLPTAQEMQALDKCAIEEFGIPGIVLMENAGLGTVRMMQKHLGDCKNTFASIFIGPGNNGGDGLVIGRHLHQLGCKPIFFFLINPDKLKGDAATNLAIIKKLRLPFHVIDTESRVQTISVLYKQIESRGMPCYAIIDAIFGTGLTRDVAEHYASAIELINSHGFAHQKPIISVDCPSGMNADNGKVLGTCVKADYTATYGFAKPGHFIHDSRELTGELEVIDIGIPPEALEKVPVSNELLDENIIKKIAPELARKRSSHKGNYGHLLILAGSAGKTGAAILSGLGGLRGGCGLVSLAVPGDLNPVIETNLLEAMTIPLSGTNTLTYNDTDLILSQLEGKDALVIGPGIGTSTNTARLILSLYQQVTAPTVVDADALNILAESKEYIREAGGLRIFTPHPGELSRLIGWTISEIQENRLEAARTACAAFNNDSSQNIVILKGAGTIIASPGRTTLINTSGNPGMATGGMGDVLCGIIGAMLCQGLDPLTAAAAGVYLHGAAADRLYDEFGPGYTASEVAHMIPETLKALQTE; this is encoded by the coding sequence ATGAAATTGCCCACCGCCCAGGAAATGCAGGCCCTCGATAAATGCGCCATCGAAGAGTTCGGAATTCCAGGAATCGTCCTCATGGAAAATGCCGGCCTTGGTACAGTGCGTATGATGCAGAAACATCTCGGTGACTGCAAAAATACCTTTGCCTCTATTTTCATAGGCCCTGGCAACAATGGCGGTGATGGTCTCGTTATTGGTCGCCATTTGCACCAATTGGGTTGCAAACCTATATTTTTCTTTCTGATAAACCCGGACAAACTCAAAGGCGACGCCGCGACCAACCTTGCCATTATTAAAAAGCTTCGGCTGCCCTTTCATGTCATTGATACAGAATCAAGGGTGCAGACCATTTCAGTTCTCTACAAACAGATAGAGTCACGTGGTATGCCCTGCTACGCTATCATAGACGCTATCTTCGGTACTGGCCTTACCCGTGATGTGGCAGAACATTATGCCTCCGCCATTGAGTTGATCAATAGTCATGGATTTGCCCACCAGAAACCCATCATCTCTGTCGATTGTCCCTCCGGCATGAATGCCGATAACGGCAAAGTGCTTGGTACCTGTGTTAAGGCAGACTACACAGCGACCTATGGTTTTGCAAAGCCAGGTCATTTTATTCACGACAGCCGTGAACTGACAGGTGAACTGGAGGTAATCGATATTGGCATTCCTCCGGAAGCTCTCGAAAAGGTACCAGTTTCCAACGAACTGCTAGATGAAAATATCATTAAAAAAATCGCTCCGGAACTCGCCAGGAAGCGTTCTTCGCACAAGGGCAATTACGGCCATCTTCTGATACTCGCCGGTTCAGCGGGCAAAACCGGCGCTGCCATATTAAGCGGACTTGGTGGATTGCGGGGGGGATGTGGCCTGGTTAGCCTCGCCGTACCCGGTGATCTTAATCCGGTCATCGAAACGAACCTGCTCGAGGCAATGACCATTCCGCTTTCGGGTACCAATACCTTAACCTACAACGATACTGACCTCATCCTTTCTCAGCTTGAAGGCAAAGATGCACTGGTTATCGGCCCTGGTATCGGCACCTCAACAAACACAGCCCGACTGATACTCTCTTTATATCAACAGGTAACTGCCCCGACAGTTGTAGATGCGGATGCTCTAAACATTCTCGCTGAAAGTAAGGAATATATCCGTGAGGCTGGTGGATTGAGAATTTTCACTCCACATCCCGGAGAATTAAGCAGATTGATAGGCTGGACCATTAGCGAAATACAGGAAAACAGACTCGAAGCCGCCCGCACGGCGTGTGCCGCCTTCAATAATGACAGCAGCCAGAATATAGTTATCCTAAAGGGAGCGGGTACTATTATCGCCTCACCAGGACGTACCACGCTCATCAACACTTCCGGTAATCCTGGAATGGCGACCGGTGGCATGGGGGATGTCCTTTGCGGCATAATCGGTGCAATGCTCTGTCAGGGGCTTGACCCGCTAACTGCAGCAGCAGCAGGTGTTTACCTGCACGGTGCTGCAGCTGACAGATTGTACGATGAGTTTGGACCGGGCTATACCGCCAGTGAAGTTGCC
- the lptF gene encoding LPS export ABC transporter permease LptF: MKALTRNPFLLYSYLSTEMLAPFFASFLIMNGVFFLVKLIPFLNFALDLDISFTDFVRMFSYMMPNMLLYTLPMAAMMGVIIAFSRLSSDMEILALKASGISVYRILPPLFIVALSITLATTYISTKLIPASEISMKQLTYQLLKEKIDKGIKEYQFTEALGDLVVHVGEIDNDTGQWTNVWVSDMRGQKNPSITMASKGRMFSNLDEMNITILLENGSLHRPDEKDAQIVNFERYIINIPLQPGSQPKPSERKSLGMMQLYERAHEKGLNTEDGRELLTEFHKRLVLPFGCLILTILGLPLGLQSGPGKRATGIPYGLAVFVLYYVLFTLGRTLADDGKAPVAFIMWLPNAIFLLIAFYAINRVTHEKPILPERLQFMLNNLYAIALKPFVYLWKKIYNLLFGSRTEVSQSPSGDKPGEEIADDELKVLRGDEHAKIYHYSQCRLYNQDSCSTTFLSAAWAEEAGFKPCKLCAPKTNISPAAPPSGSKGVK, from the coding sequence ATGAAAGCACTTACCCGGAATCCATTCCTTCTTTATAGCTATCTCAGCACCGAGATGCTGGCACCATTTTTTGCCAGTTTTCTCATTATGAACGGTGTGTTTTTTCTTGTGAAGCTGATCCCCTTTTTGAATTTTGCCCTGGATCTTGATATCAGCTTCACCGATTTTGTCAGGATGTTCTCATATATGATGCCGAACATGCTGCTCTACACCCTTCCCATGGCGGCAATGATGGGAGTAATCATTGCATTTTCCAGGCTTTCAAGTGACATGGAAATACTTGCACTCAAAGCCAGCGGCATAAGCGTCTACAGAATTCTGCCACCACTTTTCATCGTCGCCCTGTCGATAACACTTGCTACCACGTACATTTCGACCAAACTCATCCCTGCAAGTGAAATTTCCATGAAGCAGCTGACCTATCAGCTGTTGAAAGAAAAAATCGATAAGGGAATCAAGGAGTATCAGTTTACCGAGGCACTTGGAGATCTGGTGGTGCATGTCGGCGAAATTGACAATGACACAGGGCAGTGGACAAACGTCTGGGTCTCAGACATGCGCGGACAAAAGAACCCTTCCATCACCATGGCTTCCAAGGGCAGAATGTTCAGTAATCTCGACGAAATGAATATTACTATTCTCCTTGAAAACGGTAGCCTCCATCGCCCGGATGAAAAGGATGCTCAAATCGTCAATTTTGAGCGGTATATAATCAACATTCCATTACAGCCTGGTTCTCAGCCCAAACCCAGCGAAAGAAAATCGCTGGGAATGATGCAACTCTATGAAAGAGCACACGAGAAAGGACTCAATACAGAGGATGGGCGTGAACTGCTGACCGAATTTCATAAACGCCTTGTGCTGCCGTTCGGTTGCCTTATCCTGACTATTCTCGGGCTCCCCCTCGGACTCCAGTCAGGCCCCGGTAAACGGGCCACCGGCATACCATATGGCTTGGCAGTATTCGTTCTGTATTACGTACTCTTCACTCTCGGGAGGACTCTGGCTGATGATGGCAAGGCACCTGTGGCGTTTATTATGTGGCTACCCAATGCTATATTCCTGCTCATAGCTTTTTACGCGATTAACAGGGTCACCCACGAAAAACCCATTTTACCTGAACGGCTGCAGTTCATGCTGAACAATCTCTATGCCATAGCACTGAAGCCTTTTGTTTATCTGTGGAAAAAGATCTACAACCTGCTGTTTGGGTCCCGAACCGAGGTTTCGCAAAGCCCGAGCGGCGATAAGCCCGGTGAAGAAATTGCCGATGACGAACTCAAGGTGCTGCGTGGGGATGAGCATGCAAAAATCTACCACTACTCTCAATGTCGTTTGTATAACCAGGACAGTTGCTCAACCACATTTCTCAGTGCCGCCTGGGCCGAGGAAGCCGGTTTCAAGCCATGTAAACTTTGTGCACCCAAAACGAACATAAGCCCGGCCGCCCCGCCCTCAGGGTCGAAGGGTGTCAAATAG
- a CDS encoding M23 family metallopeptidase, translating to MGLNKPTNSRKSGRFFFIFLLIVVLGGGGASYFLFFEGKAPTVNLDSIPEYLGAASTLNITTSDVGSGLRKVNISASQKNTTKELYSHSYPRSGYTGPIGPMNDTQELPFDAKKLGFEDGEITISVTASDYSFRGFLSGNTVTASKTFTLDTKPPRLGILHSERYIAPGGAGIAIYTMSDDDTEHHGVMINSTFNKGYPIGDGRENTFIAYFGLPYDATEISEARVIATDIAGNTSALPFSPIFKDPRQKHDRINISDGFLNTKVPEFEQYYPDIPGDMVEKYLHINRNIRQENNKQIAELCSEPVEDRLWQGRFHRMAGAGRAGFADHRTYYYNDKAIDKQVHLGMDIASTRRVVIKAANAGKVVFSDYLGIYGKMVLIDHGQGVFSLYSHLSQLNVNAGDMVATGDNIGNSGTSGMAGGDHLHFSMLINGVFVTPIEWWDPNWIKITIDEPIVESRF from the coding sequence ATGGGACTCAACAAACCGACCAACTCCAGAAAATCAGGCCGTTTTTTCTTCATTTTCTTATTAATAGTAGTATTAGGGGGTGGTGGTGCCTCCTATTTCCTCTTCTTTGAAGGCAAGGCCCCTACCGTTAACCTTGATTCTATCCCCGAATACCTGGGTGCTGCAAGTACCCTGAATATAACAACTTCTGACGTAGGCAGCGGATTACGCAAGGTAAACATTTCCGCGAGCCAAAAAAATACAACGAAGGAACTTTACTCTCACAGTTATCCAAGAAGCGGATATACCGGCCCGATTGGCCCGATGAATGATACGCAGGAGCTGCCTTTCGACGCCAAGAAGCTCGGTTTCGAGGATGGTGAGATAACTATCAGCGTTACCGCCAGTGATTACTCATTTCGTGGCTTTCTTTCCGGCAACACCGTGACTGCCAGCAAAACATTCACACTCGATACCAAACCGCCCCGCCTGGGTATACTCCACAGCGAGCGCTATATCGCACCTGGTGGTGCAGGTATTGCAATTTATACTATGTCGGATGATGACACCGAACACCACGGTGTCATGATTAATAGTACCTTTAACAAAGGCTATCCAATCGGTGACGGAAGGGAAAATACGTTTATTGCCTATTTCGGCCTGCCATATGATGCCACCGAGATTTCCGAAGCCCGGGTTATAGCCACAGATATAGCTGGAAACACTTCTGCACTGCCGTTTTCACCTATTTTTAAGGATCCGAGACAAAAGCATGATCGCATTAACATCAGCGACGGTTTCCTGAATACAAAAGTTCCGGAGTTCGAGCAGTATTACCCTGACATACCAGGTGATATGGTAGAAAAGTACCTGCACATCAACCGTAATATACGCCAGGAAAACAATAAACAAATTGCCGAACTCTGCAGTGAGCCCGTTGAAGATCGTTTGTGGCAAGGACGTTTTCACCGCATGGCCGGTGCCGGGCGTGCTGGTTTTGCCGACCATAGAACCTATTATTACAATGATAAAGCAATCGACAAACAGGTTCACCTCGGCATGGACATCGCCTCAACCCGCAGAGTTGTTATAAAAGCTGCCAATGCAGGCAAAGTTGTTTTTTCCGATTATTTGGGGATCTACGGCAAAATGGTGCTGATCGACCATGGCCAGGGAGTATTCAGTCTTTACTCACATCTGAGTCAGCTCAATGTCAATGCCGGAGACATGGTCGCCACAGGTGACAACATTGGCAACAGTGGCACCTCCGGAATGGCCGGCGGCGACCATCTGCATTTTTCGATGCTGATTAACGGTGTCTTTGTCACACCGATTGAATGGTGGGATCCAAACTGGATTAAAATTACGATCGATGAACCGATTGTTGAATCCAGGTTCTAA
- a CDS encoding Rne/Rng family ribonuclease: MTTEILINSRSYEVRLALVEDGVLSEYHLQRPTEKGLMGNIYKGKVVRVLPGMQAAFVDIGLERTGFLYVDDIHVEESIPDVDGSEESPPVHPCEAEKELNERMSRRPENYQIENLLTEGQQILVQVSKDPIGTKGARLTCHITLPCRNLVYIPLTDHIGVSRKIEEEEIRNRLKGKIEQIRPKGAGFIVRTVAENARLEELEADMEFLLHLWEEIQDRTKSPYAPAVVYEDLDITLRAVRDLFTIDVDRLTIDDEEAFKKIEKFVNTFAPELHSKLNLYTGETPLFEAHGIEAEINRAIEKKVWLRSGGYIIIESTEALSVIDVNTGRFVGKNNLNETIFKTNMEAAVEIAYQLRLRNIGGIIIIDFIDMEDEAHREELFTTFKNAVKKDKSRINILKLSEFGLVQMTRKRNSESLYQLMCEPCHYCTGEGMLKSRRTICYDIFRKINRNARFAGGSTVTVRVHPRIADMLSHEEELTRLQLEHDTGKRLIVAPAKDLHIEKYEIIWQR; encoded by the coding sequence ATGACTACGGAAATACTTATCAACTCCAGAAGCTATGAGGTGCGTCTTGCGCTGGTCGAAGATGGTGTACTCAGTGAGTATCACCTTCAGAGACCAACCGAGAAAGGCCTGATGGGCAACATTTACAAGGGTAAAGTAGTTCGTGTGTTACCTGGTATGCAGGCTGCATTTGTCGACATAGGTCTTGAACGAACAGGTTTTCTGTATGTTGACGATATCCATGTTGAGGAATCAATTCCTGATGTAGACGGTTCAGAAGAGTCCCCTCCTGTGCACCCGTGTGAAGCCGAGAAGGAACTCAATGAACGTATGTCCAGGCGTCCAGAAAATTACCAGATTGAAAATCTGCTTACCGAAGGCCAGCAAATCCTGGTGCAAGTGAGCAAAGATCCAATTGGTACCAAAGGTGCGCGCCTTACCTGCCATATCACGCTTCCTTGTAGAAACCTCGTGTATATCCCTCTTACCGATCATATCGGGGTTTCCCGCAAAATCGAGGAAGAGGAGATACGAAACCGCCTTAAGGGAAAGATTGAACAGATCCGCCCCAAGGGAGCTGGCTTTATAGTTCGTACTGTAGCGGAAAACGCACGGCTTGAGGAACTTGAAGCGGATATGGAATTTCTTCTGCATCTCTGGGAGGAAATTCAGGATCGTACCAAGTCACCTTATGCACCTGCTGTCGTTTACGAAGACCTTGACATAACACTCAGGGCTGTTCGTGACCTTTTTACCATAGACGTTGATCGCCTGACGATTGATGATGAAGAAGCTTTCAAAAAGATTGAAAAATTCGTCAACACCTTCGCCCCTGAGCTGCATTCAAAGCTCAATCTATACACCGGAGAAACACCCCTTTTCGAGGCTCACGGAATAGAGGCGGAGATCAACAGGGCTATTGAAAAAAAGGTCTGGCTTCGCTCAGGTGGATACATCATTATTGAAAGCACGGAAGCCCTTTCTGTAATAGATGTAAATACAGGAAGATTCGTTGGCAAAAACAATCTCAATGAAACGATTTTCAAAACCAATATGGAAGCGGCTGTTGAGATTGCCTATCAGCTCCGCTTGCGAAATATTGGCGGCATTATAATTATTGACTTTATCGACATGGAGGATGAGGCTCACCGGGAGGAACTTTTTACTACCTTCAAAAACGCTGTCAAAAAAGATAAGAGCCGTATTAATATCTTAAAACTCTCAGAGTTTGGCCTGGTCCAAATGACCAGGAAGAGAAACAGCGAGAGCCTTTATCAATTGATGTGTGAGCCTTGCCATTACTGTACCGGTGAGGGTATGTTGAAATCTCGACGTACCATCTGCTACGATATATTCCGTAAGATCAACAGGAATGCAAGGTTCGCAGGTGGTAGCACCGTCACGGTGAGGGTACATCCCCGCATCGCTGACATGCTTTCCCACGAAGAAGAGCTGACCAGGCTTCAGCTTGAACACGATACAGGAAAGCGTTTAATAGTAGCTCCTGCCAAGGATCTACATATCGAAAAGTATGAAATAATCTGGCAAAGATAG
- a CDS encoding glycosyltransferase family 2 protein: MLSHPVSVIIPTYNRNDFLREALNSVFRQSARCAEIIVVDDGSTDGTEEFISGLKAESPTPIHYLKQKNKGPAAARNFGISLSSQEYITFLDSDDHWRKRKIQYQLGAMQKQPDYLISHTREKWYRKGEHLNQKKKHIPRHGDIFSHCLELCAVGMSTVMVRRDLFDEIGLFDESLPCCEDYDFWLRASCRYPFLLVDEPLTIKEGGRDDQVSHQYRVGMDKLRIESLEKLLKANVLTPEQATMTRKELVKKATIYGNGCMRHDRVQEGQEYLALARSMEPNIEQPETRP, encoded by the coding sequence ATGCTTTCACATCCGGTTTCCGTAATTATTCCCACATATAATCGTAATGACTTCTTAAGAGAAGCATTAAATTCAGTTTTTCGGCAATCAGCCAGATGTGCTGAAATTATTGTTGTTGACGATGGTTCAACGGATGGAACTGAAGAGTTTATTTCCGGCTTAAAGGCAGAATCACCGACTCCCATTCATTATCTGAAACAAAAAAATAAAGGCCCGGCTGCTGCCAGAAATTTCGGAATTTCCCTTTCCTCTCAAGAGTATATCACCTTTCTCGATTCAGATGACCACTGGAGAAAAAGAAAAATCCAATATCAGCTAGGGGCTATGCAAAAGCAGCCTGATTATTTAATCAGCCATACCAGGGAAAAGTGGTACAGAAAGGGAGAGCATCTTAATCAGAAGAAAAAGCATATACCGCGTCATGGTGATATCTTTTCCCATTGCCTTGAGCTTTGTGCCGTTGGCATGTCTACAGTAATGGTGAGAAGAGACCTGTTTGATGAAATAGGTCTGTTTGATGAATCACTTCCTTGTTGCGAAGATTATGATTTCTGGCTCAGGGCCAGTTGTAGGTATCCCTTTCTCCTTGTTGATGAGCCTCTCACGATAAAAGAGGGAGGGAGAGATGACCAGGTGTCACATCAATATCGCGTAGGCATGGACAAATTGCGTATTGAATCCCTTGAGAAACTCCTGAAGGCAAATGTACTTACACCTGAGCAGGCGACAATGACCAGAAAAGAGCTGGTGAAAAAGGCCACAATATATGGTAACGGCTGCATGCGGCATGACAGAGTGCAGGAAGGCCAAGAGTATCTGGCTCTTGCCCGATCAATGGAACCAAATATCGAACAGCCTGAAACAAGGCCATAA
- a CDS encoding SPL family radical SAM protein: MSEGKKHLYLTRHKGQFFKPCPATREYRCCDYHVLNTGMNCPIDCVYCILQAYLNNPWLSFYVNVDGLLAEIDTVLQDNPEKVYRIGTGEFTDSLAIDRLTVLSRRLVTHIATYENAMLELKTKSAVIENLKDLDHQGRTVIAWSLNSRPVLQKEEIRAATLEERLEAARQCAEWGYKLAFHFDPIIEHEGWEEGYEETIRKLYDSVPADKIVWISMGALRYLPKLKEIGVGRFPGPRM; the protein is encoded by the coding sequence ATGTCTGAAGGCAAGAAACATCTGTACCTTACCAGGCATAAAGGACAATTTTTCAAACCTTGTCCCGCCACCCGTGAGTATCGCTGCTGTGATTATCATGTGCTCAACACAGGCATGAACTGCCCCATAGACTGTGTGTATTGCATTCTGCAGGCATATCTTAACAATCCGTGGTTGTCGTTCTATGTAAATGTAGACGGCCTTCTGGCAGAGATAGACACGGTACTGCAAGACAATCCTGAAAAGGTGTACCGAATAGGAACAGGCGAATTCACCGACTCTCTGGCCATAGACAGGCTAACGGTTCTCAGCAGGCGACTGGTAACCCATATCGCAACGTATGAAAATGCCATGCTCGAACTCAAGACCAAATCTGCGGTTATTGAGAACCTTAAGGATCTGGATCACCAGGGCAGAACCGTTATTGCCTGGTCACTCAATAGTCGACCGGTCCTGCAGAAAGAGGAAATTCGCGCGGCGACTCTCGAAGAGCGTTTAGAAGCTGCACGGCAATGTGCCGAGTGGGGATATAAGCTCGCGTTCCATTTCGACCCAATCATTGAGCATGAGGGGTGGGAAGAGGGCTACGAAGAGACTATCAGGAAATTGTATGACTCCGTTCCGGCCGACAAAATCGTCTGGATTTCCATGGGAGCCCTGCGATATCTCCCCAAATTAAAGGAGATAGGTGTTGGCAGGTTCCCGGGGCCGCGGATGTAA
- a CDS encoding single-stranded DNA-binding protein, whose product MINKAILVGNLGADPEIRYTQSGTSVATFNVATTERWKGQDGQMQESTEWHRIVAWARLAEICGEYLHKGSRVYVEGKIQTRKWQDQNGNDRYTTEIVAREMKMLSPRGGEGGGNMGGGGGGGFSEPMPEPPSWGSVGGTGEDVPF is encoded by the coding sequence ATGATTAATAAGGCAATACTTGTAGGTAACTTAGGGGCCGATCCTGAGATTAGATATACCCAGAGCGGCACTTCGGTTGCGACGTTCAACGTTGCGACTACCGAGCGCTGGAAAGGACAGGACGGTCAGATGCAGGAGAGTACAGAATGGCATCGCATCGTCGCTTGGGCCCGTTTGGCTGAAATTTGTGGTGAATATCTCCACAAAGGTTCAAGAGTCTATGTCGAAGGTAAGATCCAGACCCGCAAATGGCAGGATCAAAACGGCAACGACAGATACACAACCGAGATCGTGGCCAGAGAGATGAAAATGTTGTCTCCACGTGGCGGTGAAGGTGGCGGGAACATGGGAGGCGGCGGCGGTGGTGGTTTCAGTGAGCCGATGCCAGAGCCACCTAGCTGGGGTTCTGTAGGCGGCACCGGAGAGGATGTGCCGTTTTAG
- a CDS encoding IS4 family transposase yields MGHSSTILNQIASFFPRHDFEKLARKHHHGQKFRSFNRWSQFLAMTIAQLTSRKSLRDLVSNLAVQKSRLYHLGMRPTSRATLARVNEQQPYETFKAMFFQLLHKCQANAPKHRFKFKGKIYLLDATMVNLCLSVFPWANYRKTKGAMKLHFGLDASGYLPVFMDMTEGKKHEIEWARSLNLPAGSCVVFDRGFTDYTWYETLDKRKITFVTRLKSNAKVYRYGNRRKPDSPDVLEDQKIKIPGYQFTFRRIIYVDPETGIEYQFVTNSRKLKASEVAAIYKERWQIELFFKWIKQQLKVKTFLGTSENAVLTQLWIALCVYLMLSYFKFMAKFKGSLTQLLRLLQLNIFERRPLADLLKPPDKPGKTQFSPQLALWN; encoded by the coding sequence ATGGGTCATTCTAGCACAATCCTAAATCAGATTGCTTCATTTTTCCCAAGACATGATTTTGAGAAACTGGCAAGAAAGCATCATCATGGACAAAAGTTTCGCTCCTTCAACAGATGGAGCCAGTTTCTCGCCATGACTATAGCCCAACTCACTTCCAGAAAGAGCCTTCGTGACTTAGTCAGCAACCTGGCCGTTCAAAAGTCTCGTTTGTATCATTTGGGTATGAGGCCAACTAGTCGGGCCACCTTGGCTCGTGTCAATGAGCAACAGCCTTATGAGACTTTCAAAGCCATGTTCTTTCAGCTTTTGCATAAGTGCCAGGCGAATGCTCCGAAGCATAGGTTCAAGTTCAAGGGTAAAATTTATTTACTCGATGCAACGATGGTCAATCTCTGTCTCTCAGTGTTTCCGTGGGCTAACTACCGCAAAACCAAGGGTGCCATGAAATTGCATTTTGGCCTTGATGCAAGTGGCTATCTTCCAGTCTTCATGGATATGACGGAGGGCAAAAAACATGAAATCGAATGGGCACGATCTCTTAACCTGCCTGCCGGTTCTTGTGTAGTTTTTGACCGAGGGTTCACCGATTACACTTGGTACGAGACCCTCGACAAACGCAAAATAACGTTCGTAACACGGCTTAAAAGTAATGCAAAAGTCTATCGCTACGGCAACCGACGTAAACCCGATTCTCCTGATGTTCTTGAAGACCAAAAGATAAAAATTCCAGGATATCAGTTCACTTTTCGACGGATTATCTATGTTGATCCAGAAACGGGCATTGAGTATCAGTTTGTGACAAATTCGAGGAAACTCAAAGCATCAGAGGTTGCTGCAATTTATAAAGAACGCTGGCAAATCGAACTGTTCTTTAAGTGGATCAAGCAACAACTAAAAGTGAAGACGTTTCTTGGAACATCTGAAAACGCAGTACTTACACAGCTATGGATTGCCCTCTGTGTCTATCTAATGCTGTCGTATTTTAAATTCATGGCCAAATTCAAAGGATCGCTCACGCAACTGCTCAGGCTATTGCAATTGAACATTTTTGAAAGAAGACCGTTGGCTGACTTGTTAAAGCCGCCTGACAAACCAGGAAAAACACAATTTTCGCCACAACTTGCATTGTGGAATTAA
- a CDS encoding PH domain-containing protein yields the protein MGIFSSLIGNAGVVEPDDLTHEYEKLLAEDESIEVGFKVIRDTFIFTNRRLIIIDVQGMTGKKIEYLSIPYGKITKFSIETSGHFDLDAELKIWVGSAPDPIEKTFNKKVNIYDLQKVLAKHIS from the coding sequence ATGGGTATATTTTCTAGCCTTATAGGAAATGCAGGAGTTGTCGAACCAGATGATCTCACACATGAGTATGAAAAACTACTTGCAGAAGATGAATCAATAGAAGTTGGCTTTAAAGTTATTAGAGATACATTTATTTTTACAAATAGACGTCTAATTATTATAGACGTGCAAGGTATGACTGGAAAAAAGATTGAATACCTTTCTATTCCATACGGAAAAATAACTAAATTCAGTATCGAAACATCTGGACATTTTGACCTTGATGCAGAGCTAAAAATATGGGTAGGAAGTGCGCCTGATCCAATAGAAAAAACATTTAATAAAAAGGTAAATATATACGATCTACAAAAGGTCTTAGCTAAGCACATATCGTAA